From the genome of Pseudomonas sp. AB6, one region includes:
- a CDS encoding DUF1365 domain-containing protein gives MNSALYCGWIAHRRFSPKAHDFRYRIGLLYLDLAEQEEVLALSPLAGSSRFAPFSFRQTDYLKTYTQRGVPLMDAVRELVGAALSHTPLGKICLLTQARSWGLSFNPVSFFYCYESDGQLAAIVCEVTNTPWGEHYHYVLPAEGDTHQHFAVAKAFHVSPFLPRDLEYRMSFSPPAEKLGVHMADWQGELKVFDATLNLERLDLNRASLHRYLLQYPWMTAKTCLAIYWQALRLLIKRMPIFSHQAADAAFRIAAVQPKDSRHEK, from the coding sequence GTGAATAGCGCCCTTTACTGCGGCTGGATCGCTCATAGGCGGTTCTCGCCTAAAGCCCACGACTTTCGGTATCGGATTGGCCTGCTGTACTTGGACCTCGCCGAACAAGAAGAGGTACTTGCGTTGTCGCCACTGGCCGGCAGTAGTCGGTTTGCGCCCTTTTCATTTCGCCAAACTGATTATCTAAAGACCTATACCCAGCGTGGAGTTCCACTGATGGACGCGGTGCGTGAGCTGGTCGGCGCAGCGCTCAGTCATACACCTCTGGGCAAAATCTGCCTGCTAACCCAAGCCCGCAGTTGGGGTCTGTCGTTCAACCCGGTCAGTTTCTTTTATTGTTACGAGAGCGACGGCCAGCTGGCAGCCATTGTGTGCGAAGTCACCAATACGCCGTGGGGCGAGCATTACCACTACGTGCTACCCGCTGAAGGTGATACGCATCAACATTTTGCGGTCGCCAAGGCTTTTCATGTCTCGCCGTTTTTGCCACGGGACCTGGAGTACCGAATGAGTTTTAGCCCGCCGGCGGAAAAGTTAGGAGTGCACATGGCTGACTGGCAAGGCGAACTCAAAGTGTTCGACGCAACGCTGAACCTGGAACGACTAGACCTGAACCGCGCCAGCCTGCACCGTTATTTGCTCCAATACCCCTGGATGACGGCCAAGACGTGTCTGGCAATTTATTGGCAAGCGTTGCGTTTGCTAATCAAACGAATGCCAATTTTTTCCCATCAGGCTGCTGACGCCGCCTTTCGTATTGCCGCCGTGCAACCCAAGGATTCTCGCCATGAAAAGTAG